Proteins found in one Sorghum bicolor cultivar BTx623 chromosome 1, Sorghum_bicolor_NCBIv3, whole genome shotgun sequence genomic segment:
- the LOC110433404 gene encoding cytochrome c oxidase subunit 6b-1-like, which translates to MAAEAKTPSLAEEYSLPPQEVAVEKAAEEKPSSGTETEAAPSTNDEAPPSVEDKNETSEVQDTAEKSEAEETNTAAEETPAAEEASETTEEEEAEKPEIKIETAPADFRFPTTNQTRHCFTRYVEYHRCVAAKGEDAPECDKFAKYYRSLCPGEWVDRWNEQRENGTFPGPL; encoded by the exons ATGGCCGCGGAAGCCAAGACGCCGTCCCTCGCTGAG GAATATTCACTTCCACCACAAGAAGTTGCAGTGGAAAAGGCAGCTGAGGAGAAGCCCTCTAGTGGTACTGAGACTGAAGCTGCTCCCTCAACCAATGATGAAGCTCCTCCATCTGTAGAAGACAAGAATGAAACTTCTGAAGTACAAGATACTGCTGAAAAGTCAGAAGCAGAAGAAACTAACACTGCTGCAGAGGAAACACCTGCTGCAGAGGAAGCAAGTGAGACCACTGAGGAGGAAGAGGCTGAGAAACCTGAGATCAAG ATTGAAACAGCTCCAGCAGATTTTCGTTTCCCAACAACAAATCAAACGAGGCACTGTTTCACACGCTATGTTGAATACCACAG GTGTGTTGCTGCAAAAGGTGAGGATGCACCTGAGTGTGATAAGTTTGCCAAGTACTATCGATCCCTGTGCCCAGGTGAATGG GTTGATCGCTGGAATGAGCAACGTGAAAATGGCACCTTCCCTGGACCTCTGTAA
- the LOC8077116 gene encoding phospho-2-dehydro-3-deoxyheptonate aldolase 1, chloroplastic, translating to MALSTNAAAAAAAISGGSASASQPARRTPSSLLPLTRRRRAVVRAVHAAEPSKNPGVVVPAAAKASSPTTVAPENDAAPAPAPARAPAKWAVDSWRTKKALQLPEYPNPAELEAVLKTIEAFPPIVFAGEARHLEERLADAAMGRAFLLQGGDCAESFKEFNSNNIRDTFRVLLQMSAVLMFGAQMPVVKVGRMAGQFAKPRSDPFEVRDGVKLPSYRGDNINGEAFDEKSRVPDPQRMIRAYAQSAATLNLLRAFATGGYAAMQRVTQWNLDFTEHSEQGDRYRELAHRVDEALGFMSAAGLTPDHPLTTTTEFWTSHECLLLPYEQALTRQDSTSGLFYDCSAHMLWVGERTRQLDGAHVEFLRGIANPLGIKVSDKMNPSDLVKLIDILNPTNKPGRITVITRMGAENMRVKLPHLIRAVRQAGQIVTWITDPMHGNTIKAPCGLKTRPFDNILAEVRAFFDVHEQEGSHPGGVHLEMTGQNVTECIGGSRTVTFDDLSDRYHTHCDPRLNASQSLELAFIIAERLRKRRIRSSSGLNNILPLPPFGF from the exons ATGGCGCTCTCcaccaacgccgccgccgccgccgccgccatctccgGCGGGTCCGCGTCCGCGTCGCAGCCGGCCCGTCGCACGCCCTCGTCTCTCCTCCCGCtgacgcgccgccgccgcgccgtcgtCCGCGCCGTGCACGCCGCGGAGCCGTCGAAGAACCCCGGCGTCGTCGTCCCGGCCGCCGCCAAGGCCTCGTCGCCGACGACGGTCGCGCCTGAGAACGACGCGGCCCCTGCTCCGGCCCCGGCCCGTGCGCCGGCGAAGTGGGCGGTGGACAGCTGGAGGACGAAGAAAGCGCTACAGCTGCCGGAGTATCCGAACCCGGCAGAGCTAGAGGCGGTGCTCAAGACCATCGAGGCGTTCCCACCCATCGTCTTCGCTggggaggcgcgccacctggaAGAGCGCCTCGCCGACGCCGCCATGGGACGCGCCTTCCTCCTCCAGGGCGGCGACTGCGCTGAGAGCTTCAAGGAGTTCAACAGCAACAACATCCGCGACACCTTCCGCGTCCTCCTGCAGATGTCCGCCGTTCTCATGTTCGGCGCCCAGATGCCCGTCGTCAAG GTTGGTAGGATGGCCGGCCAATTCGCGAAGCCAAGGTCGGATCCGTTCGAGGTTAGAGATGGCGTCAAGCTGCCCAGCTACCGGGGCGATAACATTAATGGCGAGGCATTCGACGAGAAGAGCCGTGTCCCCGACCCACAGAGGATGATCCGCGCGTATGCGCAGTCTGCCGCAACGCTGAACTTGCTCCGCGCCTTCGCCACCGGAGGCTACGCTGCCATGCAGCGCGTCACGCAGTGGAACCTCGATTTCACCGAACACAGCGAGCAGGGCGAcag GTACCGTGAATTGGCACATCGGGTTGATGAAGCCCTTGGCTTCATGTCTGCAGCTGGCCTAACACCGGACCACCCTTTGACGACGACCACTGAGTTCTGGACCTCACATGAGTGCCTCCTCCTACCTTACGAGCAAGCTTTAACCCGTCAAGACTCCACCTCTGGTCTTTTCTACGATTGCTCTGCCCACATGCTCTGGGTTGGTGAGCGCACTCGCCAGCTTGATGGCGCCCATGTTGAGTTCCTCAGGGGTATTGCCAACCCTCTTGGCATCAAG GTAAGTGACAAAATGAACCCCAGCGACTTGGTGAAGCTGATTGATATACTGAACCCAACAAACAAGCCCGGGAGGATCACCGTTATTACAAGGATGGGGGCAGAGAACATGAGGGTGAAGTTACCTCACCTTATCCGTGCGGTCCGCCAGGCTGGACAAATTGTCACCTGGATCACTGACCCGATGCACGGCAACACCATCAAGGCTCCTTGTGGTCTAAAGACTCGTCCATTTGACAATATTCTG GCTGAGGTACGGGCCTTCTTTGATGTGCACGAGCAAGAGGGGAGCCACCCTGGAGGTGTCCACCTTGAGATGACTGGGCAAAACGTAACTGAATGCATTGGCGGGTCACGCACCGTGACCTTCGATGACCTGAGCGACCGCTACCACACCCACTGTGACCCCAGGCTGAACGCGTCCCAGTCTCTGGAGCTCGCGTTCATTATCGCCGAGAGGCTGAGGAAGAGGAGGATCCGGTCATCGTCCGGGCTCAACAACATCTTGCCCTTGCCGCCTTTTGGTTTCTGA
- the LOC8077115 gene encoding serine/threonine-protein kinase SAPK1 codes for MERYEVIRDIGSGNFGVAKLVRDVTTKELFAVKFIERGQKIDEHVQREIMNHRSLKHPNIIRFKEVVLTPTHLAIVMEYAAGGELFERICNAGRFSENEARFFFQQLISGVSYCHSMQVCHRDLKLENTLLDGSVAPRLKICDFGYSKSSVLHSQPKSTVGTPAYIAPEVLSRKEYDGKVADVWSCGVTLYVMLVGAYPFEDPDDPKNFRKTITRILSVQYSIPDYVRVSTECRHLLSRIFVGNPEQRITIPEIKNHPWFLKNLPVEMTDEYQQSMQQLADMNTPGQSLEEVMAIIQEAQKPGDAVSLAGQLPSCLGSMDLDDIDLDDIDDIDIENSGDFVCAV; via the exons ATGGAGCGGTACGAGGTGATTAGGGACATCGGGTCGGGCAACTTCGGGGTGGCCAAGCTCGTCCGGGACGTCACCACCAAGGAGCTCTTCGCCGTCAAGTTCATCGAGAGAGGGCAGAAG ATTGATGAACATGTTCAGAGGGAGATTATGAACCACCGGTCCCTGAAGCACCCAAACATAATTAGATTCAAGGAG GTCGTGCTAACTCCCACACATTTGGCAATAGTTATGGAATATGCTGCTGGGGGTGAACTATTTGAAAGGATTTGTAATGCGGGGAGATTCAGTGAGAATGAG GCAAGGTTCTTCTTCCAACAACTGATTTCGGGAGTGAGCTATTGTCATTCCATG CAAGTATGTCATAGAGACCTGAAACTAGAAAACACTCTCTTAGATGGTAGTGTTGCACCTCGGCTCAAGATCTGCGATTTCGGTTACTCCAAG TCTTCTGTTCTTCACTCTCAACCAAAATCAACTGTTGGCACACCTGCATATATTGCTCCCGAGGTCCTCTCTAGAAAAGAGTATGATGGAAAG GTTGCTGATGTTTGGTCTTGCGGAGTCACACTATATGTGATGCTTGTCGGCGCATATCCTTTTGAAGACCCTGATGACCCAAAGAACTTCCGCAAGACGATCACT AGAATACTCAGCGTACAGTACTCAATTCCAGACTATGTTCGTGTTTCAACGGAGTGCAGACATCTGCTGTCTCGGATATTTGTTGGAAATCCTGAGCAg AGAATAACCATTCCTGAGATCAAGAACCACCCGTGGTTCCTCAAGAACCTGCCCGTGGAGATGACCGACGAGTACCAGCAGAGCATGCAGCAGCTGGCAGACATGAACACCCCGGGGCAGAGCCTGGAGGAGGTCATGGCGATCATCCAGGAGGCGCAGAAGCCAGGGGACGCCGTGAGCCTCGCCGGGCAGCTGCCCTCCTGCCTGGGGAGCATGGACCTTGATGACATTGATTTGGACGATATCGATGACATTGACATCGAGAACAGCGGCGACTTCGTTTGTGCGGTGTGA
- the LOC8080458 gene encoding F-box protein At1g78280, which translates to MEAAGNGRRDAALGALAVLPDEVLCAVVDLLPPADIGRLACVSSVMYILCNEEPLWMTKCLSIGGPLEYKGSWKKTTLCRLGLCSENMEILQKPRQFDGFNSLHLYRRWYRCFTTLSSFSFDDGHVERKDDLLLDQFRSQYDGKGPVLLTKLAETWPARTKWTLQQLTKDFGEVPFRISQRSPQKITMKLKDYVSYMELQHDEDPLYIFDDKFGESAPTLLEDYSVPHLFQEDFFDILDYDQRPAFRWLIIGPERSGASWHVDPGLTSAWNTLLCGRKRWALYPPGRVPGGVTVHVNDEDGDVDIETPTSLQWWLDIYPHLPEQEKPLECTQLPGETIFVPSGWWHCVLNLETTIAVTQNFVNQSNFQHVCLDMAPGHRHKGVCRAGLLAVPGKFIKDNENHPSVTMSGWNHPDMSRKEKRLKSSEPLRTSNSINHCSAFEFSGVQESLENQDFSYDIDFLSQFLEKERDHYSSLWSPTNSLGQREAREWLRRLWVLKPELRELIWKGACLAINVDKWYSCLEEICACHSLPPPTEDEKLPVGTGSNPVFIVSGNVIKIYAEGGLVYAVHGLGTELEFYDLLQKSGSPLINHIPEIIASGFLEYKDDIYRTVPWNGKGIPEILVKHYPLEVSYANSCFPLGLWSKQRFGMSSSTDVSDRPIWPYMVTRKCKGDIFARIRDMLSKTDVLHLASSLGVQMQNIHLLSLPPVEQLSESGNNDVKEVVGTCDDATVLPEWQQLVSTLNRRKQNVKKHLANWGNSVPQVLVEKAEEYLPPNMGFLFKFVKDNGDLVYPCPSWIHSDIMDDNILIEGITKLNSSGERERVYEADQEKMNAIHIIDFSDLSIGDPICDIIPLHLDIFRGDTDLLKEFLRSYKLPLLRGGSITDVYNSVRNSKFSRASYRAMCYCILHEDNVLGAIFGLWKELRAATSWEDVENLVWGELNRYQESCTL; encoded by the exons ATGGAAGCGGCGGGCAATGGCCGGAGGGACGCGGCGCTGGGCGCCCTTGCCGTGCTCCCCGACGAGGTGCTCTGCGCCGTCGTCGACCTACTCCCGCCCGCCGACATCGGACGCCTCGCGTGCGTCAGCAG TGTCATGTACATACTTTGTAATGAAGAACCTCTCTGGATGACCAAATGTCTTTCAATTGGGGGCCCTCTTGAATACAAAGGTTCGTGGAAGAAGACGACGTTATGTAG GCTTGGTCTATGTTCAGAAAACATGGAGATTTTGCAGAAGCCTCGTCAGTTCGATG GATTCAATTCTTTGCATCTATACAGGAGATGGTATAGATGTTTTACTACTTTGAGTAGTTTTTCCTTTGACGATGGACATGTGGAAAGGAAAGATGACCTTTTATTGGATCAATTTCGTTCTCAGTATGATGGAAAAGGCCCA GTTTTGCTTACAAAGTTGGCTGAAACCTGGCCTGCAAGGACAAAATGGACACTGCAGCAACTGACTAAGGATTTTGGTGAAGTTCCATTCAGGATATCACAAAGAAGTCCTCAGAAGATAACAATGAAACTGAAGGATTATGTTTCTTACATGGAACTCCAGCATGATGAAGACCCTCTATACATATTTGATGATAAG TTTGGAGAATCAGCACCAACATTACTTGAAGATTATAGTGTCCCTCATTTATTCCAAGAAGATTTTTttgatatcttggattatgaccAACGACCAGCATTCAGATGGCTTATTATTGGACCAGAGAGatcaggtgcttcttggcatgTTGATCCAGGACTGACGAGTGCATGGAATACTCTTCTTTGTGGCCGAAAAAG ATGGGCATTGTACCCTCCAGGAAGAGTGCCTGGTGGTGTCACAGTACATGTAAATGATGAAGACGGTGATGTTGACATTGAAACTCCGACGTCATTGCAG TGGTGGCTTGATATCTATCCACACCTTCCTGAACAAGAGAAGCCATTGGAATGCACACAATTGCCAGGAGAGACCATTTTTGTTCCTAGTGGGTGGTGGCATTGCGTTCTGAATCTCGAGACAACAATTGCAGTGACACAGAACTTTGTAAACCAGTCTAATTTTCAGCATGTATGTTTGGATATGGCACCTGGTCACAGACACAAAGGAGTTTGCCGTGCTGGCTTACTTGCTGTTCCAGGAAAATTCATTAAAGATAATGAAAATCATCCATCTGTCACAATGAGTGGATGGAACCACCCTGATATGAGTCGTAAGGAAAAAAGGCTTAAAAGTTCTGAACCACTAAGAACCTCAAATAGCATAAATCATTGTTCTGCATTTGAGTTCTCAGGTGTTCAGGAGAGTTTGGAGAATCAAGATTTCTCATATGATATTGATTTCTTGTCACAATTCCTTGAGAAAGAAAGGGATCATTATTCTTCTCTCTGGAGTCCAACTAATTCATTAGGGCAGAGAGAAGCAAGAGAATGGCTGCGCAGGCTTTGGGTTCTTAAACCTGAACTGAGAGAACTAATATGGAAG GGTGCGTGCCTTGCAATAAATGTTGACAAATGGTATTCATGCTTAGAGGAGATATGTGCATGCCATAGTTTACCGCCACCCACAGAGGATGAGAAGCTTCCTGTTGGCACTGGTAGCAACCCA GTCTTCATTGTCTCGGGCAATGTGATTAAAATATATGCTGAAGGAGGATTAGTCTATGCTGTCCATGGTTTGGGCACAGAG CTTGAGTTCTATGATCTCCTGCAAAAAAGTGGTTCACCTTTGATCAATCACATTCCTGAGATAATTGCTAGTGGCTTCCTTGAGTATAAGGATGATATCTACAGGACGGTTCCATGGAATGGAAAAGGAATACCAGAAATTTTGGTTAAACACTACCCATTGGAGGTTTCTTATGCAAACAGTTGCTTTCCTCTTGGGCTTTGGAGCAAGCAACGATTTGGAATGAGTAGTTCAACTGATGTTTCAGACAGACCAATTTGGCCTTACATGGTTACGAGAAAGTGCAAAGGAGATATTTTTGCTCGCAT CCGTGATATGCTGTCAAAGACTGATGTTCTTCATCttgcatcatccttgggagtTCAAATGCAAAACATACATCTATTATCCCTGCCACCTGTGGAGCAATTATCTGAATCTGGGAACAATGATGTGAAAGAAGTGGTAGGAACATGTGATGATGCCACGGTTCTACCTGAATGGCAGCAACTAGTCTCTACTCTAAATAGGAGAAAGCAAAATGTAAAGAAGCACCTAGCTAACTG GGGGAACTCTGTTCCACAAGTTCTAGTAGAAAAAGCTGAAGAATATCTCCCTCCCAATATGGGCTTCCTCTTCAAGTTTGTTAAG GATAATGGTGACTTGGTGTACCCATGCCCCTCTTGGATACATTCAGATATAATGGATGATAACATTCTTATTGAGGGGATCACAAAATTGAATTCTTCTGGTGAGAGGGAAAGAGTTTATGAAGCAGATCAGGAAAAAATGAATGCAATTCACATCATTGATTTCAGTGATCTGTCTATCG GGGATCCTATATGTGACATAATTCCGCTGCACTTGGATATTTTCCGGGGTGATACAGACCTTCTCAAGGAATTCCTACGGAGCTATAAACTTCCCCTTCTGAGGGGGGGATCAATTACTGATGTCTACAATTCAGTGCGAAATTCGAAGTTCAGCAGGGCATCGTATCGCGCAAT GTGCTACTGTATACTACACGAGGACAATGTTTTGGGAGCTATATTCGGCTTGTGGAAGGAGCTGAGGGCTGCAACGTCCTGGGAGGATGTTGAAAACTTAGTCTGGGGAGAGCTGAATCGGTACCAGGAGTCATGCACTCTGTAG